The following are from one region of the Flavobacteriaceae bacterium UJ101 genome:
- the sufS gene encoding cysteine desulfurase (Catalyzes the removal of elemental sulfur and selenium atoms from L-cysteine, L-cystine, L-selenocysteine, and L- selenocystine to produce L-alanine; Belongs to the class-V pyridoxal-phosphate-dependent aminotransferase family. Csd subfamily.; KEGG: bhe:BH08610 cysteine desulfurase / selenocysteine lyase): protein MSFNIDDIRKQFPILKEKVNGKSLVYLDNGASSQKPQKVLDAIVTYYSTVNSNVHRGIHTLSQLATDQMEQARAKVQHFINAEKSNEVIFTKGTTESINIVANGISHLVSEGDEILISGLEHHANIVPWQMLCQKTGAILKTIPIDENGGLDVSKIDEVLSSKTKWVAFNQVSNAFGVINPIKEIIAKAKKVGAYVLVDGAQAVPHSKVDVQDLGCDFYTFSGHKMYAPTGIGILYGREEILDQLAPWQGGGEMIKEVTFEKTTYAELPFRLEAGTPHIEGAIVLGTAIDWMQEVGIENIQKHEDELLIYASEELSKIETVEVYAKNVKRAGAVSFNLKIEGVHPSDVGSILDKFGIAVRTGHHCAQPIMQHYGITGTVRASFAVYNTKEEVDELIKAVKFAQNMLM, encoded by the coding sequence ATGAGCTTTAATATAGATGATATTCGAAAACAATTTCCTATTCTAAAAGAGAAAGTTAATGGGAAATCTCTAGTTTATTTAGATAACGGGGCTAGCTCTCAAAAACCCCAAAAAGTATTGGATGCTATTGTAACCTATTATTCTACAGTAAATTCAAATGTACATAGAGGAATTCATACATTGAGTCAGTTGGCAACGGACCAGATGGAGCAGGCAAGAGCAAAAGTTCAACATTTTATAAATGCTGAAAAATCTAATGAAGTTATTTTCACTAAAGGAACAACAGAAAGTATCAATATCGTGGCTAATGGAATCTCACATTTAGTTTCAGAAGGGGATGAGATTTTAATTTCAGGTTTAGAACATCATGCGAATATAGTGCCTTGGCAAATGCTCTGTCAAAAAACAGGAGCCATTTTAAAGACCATTCCAATTGATGAGAATGGAGGTCTAGATGTTTCAAAAATAGATGAAGTATTATCTTCAAAAACGAAATGGGTAGCTTTTAATCAAGTTTCAAATGCTTTTGGAGTAATCAATCCTATTAAAGAAATTATAGCAAAAGCAAAAAAAGTAGGAGCCTATGTCTTAGTAGATGGAGCTCAGGCAGTTCCTCATTCAAAAGTTGATGTACAAGACTTAGGATGTGATTTTTATACTTTTTCAGGTCATAAAATGTATGCACCTACTGGAATTGGTATTTTATATGGTAGAGAAGAAATTTTAGATCAATTAGCTCCATGGCAAGGTGGTGGAGAAATGATTAAAGAGGTAACATTTGAAAAAACAACCTATGCTGAATTACCTTTTCGTTTAGAAGCAGGGACACCTCATATAGAAGGTGCTATTGTTTTGGGTACTGCGATCGATTGGATGCAGGAAGTAGGGATCGAAAATATTCAAAAGCATGAAGATGAATTGCTTATTTATGCTAGTGAAGAATTATCTAAAATAGAAACAGTTGAAGTTTATGCGAAAAATGTTAAACGTGCTGGAGCTGTGTCATTTAACTTAAAAATAGAAGGAGTTCATCCTTCAGATGTTGGTTCCATTTTAGATAAATTTGGAATAGCAGTTCGTACTGGACATCACTGTGCACAACCTATTATGCAACATTATGGTATCACAGGGACAGTTAGAGCATCATTTGCGGTTTATAATACAAAAGAAGAGGTTGATGAATTGATCAAAGCGGTAAAATTTGCTCAAAATATGTTGATGTAG
- the hchA gene encoding D-lactate dehydratase (Functions as a holding molecular chaperone (holdase) which stabilizes unfolding intermediates and rapidly releases them in an active form once stress has abated. Plays an important role in protecting cells from severe heat shock and starvation, as well as in acid resistance of stationary-phase cells. It catalyzes the conversion of methylglyoxal (MG) to D-lactate in a single glutathione (GSH)-independent step; Belongs to the peptidase C56 family. HchA subfamily.; KEGG: swd:Swoo_2968 molecular chaperone Hsp31 and glyoxalase 3), with protein sequence MIKKILGIAPKLESDGSYSPSKVALKLATVDKTDFKNPLYDKYQGKKSKILVIFTEQKNMTMQNGKMFSTGNHPIEALVPMLHLKNAGFDFEIATPTGKPVVFEMWAFPNKDEYVQSIYKELESNFENPKNLQSYTDTFLTNIDSYAAVFVPGGHGAMLGIPEDRNVGKILNEVHKNDLYTISICHGPGSFLSTTLDGQKFLYEGYKMAVFPDAVDKKTPMIGYLPGQMPWGLSEKLKSLGANIVNTKSDKTVCIDRKLITGASPLASDSLGKLAANTLLKELK encoded by the coding sequence ATGATAAAGAAAATATTAGGTATTGCTCCAAAGTTAGAGTCAGATGGATCTTATAGCCCATCAAAGGTTGCATTAAAATTAGCAACAGTTGATAAAACAGATTTTAAGAACCCTTTATATGACAAATACCAAGGGAAAAAGTCAAAGATACTGGTGATATTCACCGAACAAAAAAATATGACTATGCAAAATGGTAAAATGTTTTCTACAGGAAATCATCCAATAGAAGCTCTTGTACCAATGTTGCATCTTAAAAATGCTGGCTTTGATTTTGAAATTGCTACACCGACAGGAAAGCCAGTAGTTTTTGAAATGTGGGCTTTCCCTAATAAGGATGAATATGTACAATCAATTTATAAAGAATTAGAATCAAATTTTGAGAACCCAAAAAACTTACAAAGCTATACCGATACTTTTTTAACTAATATTGATTCTTATGCAGCAGTATTTGTACCAGGAGGTCATGGAGCTATGTTAGGAATTCCAGAAGATAGAAATGTTGGGAAAATATTGAATGAGGTTCATAAAAATGATTTATATACAATATCGATTTGCCATGGTCCTGGTTCATTTTTAAGTACTACATTAGATGGACAAAAATTTCTTTATGAAGGATACAAAATGGCCGTATTTCCTGATGCTGTAGATAAAAAAACACCTATGATTGGTTATTTACCAGGACAAATGCCTTGGGGATTAAGTGAGAAATTAAAAAGTTTAGGAGCTAATATTGTGAATACAAAGTCAGATAAAACCGTTTGTATAGATCGAAAGTTAATTACAGGAGCAAGTCCTTTAGCATCTGATAGTTTAGGAAAATTAGCTGCTAATACTTTATTGAAAGAATTAAAATAG
- a CDS encoding hypothetical protein (KEGG: med:MELS_1649 UJ101; Oxidoreductases) yields MSFLEKLNERYAAKAMNGQIVPEEKINAILEAIRLAPTSSGLQPFEVFVITNKEIKEQIKEVAWNQSQVTDCSHLLVFAAWDNYTADRINYMFDLTNEIRGFKNEGWENYRKMLLENYPKRDAELNFEHAARQTYIALMAAMTQAVYEGVDSTPMEGFDPNSVDKILGLREKGLRSTLLLPLGYKDAEKDWLVDLVKVRKPMEKLITKID; encoded by the coding sequence ATGAGTTTTTTAGAGAAATTGAATGAACGCTATGCTGCGAAGGCAATGAATGGACAAATTGTTCCAGAAGAGAAAATAAATGCTATTTTAGAAGCGATTAGATTAGCTCCTACATCAAGTGGATTACAACCGTTTGAAGTTTTTGTTATCACGAATAAGGAAATTAAAGAACAAATAAAAGAAGTTGCTTGGAATCAATCACAAGTAACCGATTGTTCTCATTTGTTAGTGTTTGCTGCATGGGATAATTATACAGCAGATAGAATCAATTATATGTTTGATTTAACGAATGAAATTCGTGGTTTTAAAAATGAAGGATGGGAAAACTACCGTAAAATGTTATTGGAAAATTATCCAAAGCGTGATGCAGAATTAAATTTTGAACATGCTGCACGCCAAACATATATTGCTTTGATGGCAGCTATGACGCAAGCAGTATATGAAGGAGTAGATAGTACTCCTATGGAAGGTTTTGACCCAAATTCAGTAGATAAAATTTTAGGACTTCGTGAAAAAGGATTGAGAAGTACATTATTATTACCATTAGGTTATAAAGATGCTGAAAAGGATTGGTTGGTTGATTTAGTTAAGGTGAGAAAGCCTATGGAAAAATTAATCACTAAAATAGATTAA